ATCACCGCACAGGCTCGCGGACAGGTCGCCGCCATCAACCAGCAGATCACGTCGTCCACGATCGTGAATGTGATCTCGGAAGAAAAGATCAAGGAAATGCCGGACGCGAACGCGGCCGAAGCGATCGGCCGACTGCCCGGCGTCTCGATCATCCGTTCCGGCGGAGAAGCGAACAAGGTCATCCTCCGTGGCATGAGCGACAAATTCACAAGCTTCACCATCGACGGTGTGCGCATCCCTCCGACCGATGCCGATTCGCACGGCGTCGATCTGAGCACGTTCTCACAGGGGACGCTCGCAGGTATCGAATTGTTCAAGGCACTCACGCCCGATAAGGATGCCGACGCGATCGCCGGCAGCATCAACCTCGTGACCCGCAAGGCCCCCGAAGAGCGCCAGGTGAGGATCGATGCCAAGGGGCTCTACAGCAAGATGACGGACAATCTCGGTCAATACGACATTTCCGCAAAGTACAGTGAGCGGTTCTTCGATAACGTGCTCGGCGTCCAGGTCAGCGGGAATCTGGAACAGCGGGACCGGAGTCGCGAGCAGTACAATCTCAGCCTGGATGGAACATGGAGAAACTACACGGACTACTATATCGATGACCTGACGCTCAATTTCGTCGATGAAACACGCCGCCGGGGTGGTGCAGGTCTCCTCCTTGATATCAATACGCCGGAGGGCGGGACCATCAGGATCAACAACATGTTCAGCCAGACGAACAGGGACTACACGACGTATGGCAGGAACTATCCGAATGGAGGCGAGCGCGTCTACTACTCGATCTGGGACCGCGAGCAGGCCATCAACGTCTTCAACAGTTCCATTCGTGGCGACAATATGGTGTATGACATGAACGTCACCTGGGGGTTGTCGTTCGCCCAATCGCAGTCGCAGTTGCCGTATGACTACCGCATGCAGTTCAGTGAAGCCCCGAGCACGGGAATCTCGGGTATGCGCGGCATTCCGGAGTCCATCTGGAAGGGGCCGGTGGAACAGTTCATTGATTATGCCTACAACAATTTCAGCGCGTCATCGCTCGACACAGCGGTGTACTCGACCGAAAAGAACCATGACCGTGAACGGACGGCCTTCTTCGACATCTCCCGGAAGGTCGTCCTTGGAGATCAACTCACGTGGGATGTCAAGGTCGGCGGCAAGTACCGGTACCGCACACGCTTCAAGGAGTCGACGAGCCTGATGGCGCCGTACTACCTGTCGTCGTATTTCGGGACCCACACCATCGCCGGCGACGGCAGCATTCAGCCCAAGAATTTCGCGGGCAGCCGGTTCGCCGATCTGCAACTCGTAGGACGGCTCGTGCTCCTGACCAATTTCGTGGGAGCGTCCCCGGAGAAGAGGGCGATCTTTGACCGGTTCAGCCTTAATCCGTTGATCAGCAAGGATGCCCTCCGGGAGTGGTACGAACTCAATAAGAATGGTGTCAGTGCCTCCGGCAACCAGCGCGAGTACAACTATGACCCCGAGGCCGCCGGCGACTACTACGATATCACGGAGCGGATCGCCGCCGTGTACCTCATGAACACCTTCAACGTGGGCTCCTTCGCCACAGTGATCGCGGGCGTGCGTGTCGAACATGAGACCGATGACTACAATTCGGTCTACTCGACATCGGCACTGTCCGGGTTCCCGGTGACGGGGTCCTTCATCGACACCACGGCGCAACATTCGGAAACGAGTGTCCTGCCCAATTTCCACCTGACCCTGCGTCCGACCGAGTTCATGAACGTGCGGTTCGCGGCGTACCGTGCGCTGGCGCGGCCGGATTTCAACATGCGGCTCAACAAACTTGTTGCGCGGATCACCAACCCCCGGAATATCGTGACCGCGGGCAATCCGGATCTGAAGAACGCGAAAGCCTGGAACTTCGAGGTCAATACCTCCTTCTTCGGCAACGACATCGGCCTCTTTACGGTGTCCGCCTTCTACCGGGACATCGCGGACATGTTTCACACGGTGAGCAACATTCCCATGGACTACAAGCGGGGCGTGGGGTCCATACTTGACACACTCGGCATCACCTGGGCGATGCCGTTCCCGAGGAACTCACCGATGAGTCTCACCTACGCGACCAACTCCGACAAGCCAACGAAGGTCTGGGGCTTCGAAGTGGAGCACCAGGCGAACCTTTCGTTCCTTCCCGGCCTCCTGTCGAATATCGTCCTGAGCTACAACCTCTCCATCATCCGCTCGGAGACCTTTGTGCTGTCGTACCGGACCGATACCTCGCGTACGTTCATTCCGGGTATCGGCACGATCGAACGGTATTCCTTCGTGCTCTCGGAGCAGAAACAGAAGCTGGAAGGGCAGCCGGAACTCTTTGGCAACGTGGCGGTCGGGTACGACATCGGCGGGTTCACGGGGCGCCTGTCCGTCTTCTTCCAGGGCGAGTACAACCGTTCGTATTCTGCATCGCGGAGGAGCGACCCGGTGGTCCAGAACTTCTCACGCTGGGACCTTTCCCTCAAGCAGCGCCTGACGGAGAATATCTCGGTCCTTTTCAATATCAATAATCTCTCAAGCATTGAAGAACAGGTGTACACGGTCAATCGCGACCCGAGCGCCAACTGGGAGACCCTGACGTCGAATCAGCGCTACGGTCTGACCGCGGATCTGGGTGTAAGAATTGAATTCTGATCGTTTTGTCGTGCACAACTACCATCGTAGCAACATGTACCACACCATCACCACACAGGAGGCTGTCATGCGCAAGCTGCAATTACTACTTGCAGTGATGCTCGTTCTATCACTGCTGCCGGTTGCCACGGATGCACAGAATCTGTACCGGATCCCGCCCTATAGCGTGAACTCACGGTATCTGAACACCATCATCGTTGGCGATACGCTCCCGAACGGGGCACGGCGGGATTCCAACGTCGTCTATGTGCTGCAGCGTGGAGGCGTCTACCTCTCACAGGCCGCCATCACCAATGGCTACCCCATCCGGATGCAGACGCATGATACGACCGGCAACGTCAGCAAGCCGATCATCTATCTCTATCCGAGCGCAACGACCGGCAATCCCCCGGGAACCTTCATCACCATGCGTGCCAATGTATCCCTGAAGAATTTGATTATTTCGGGTTACTTTGAACCAGGCAACTATGTGCTGCAGGACACCTCGTTCCTGAACCACCTGCAGGGTTCCCTGTTCAACACGGGCGTGGCGGGCCTGACGCTGACGCTTGACAGCTGTATCCTGTCGCAGACCAATGGCAATCACGTCCGTACGGATCAGCCGCTCAGGACCCTGCGCATCACGAACTGCCGGTTCACGGACATGGGCTTCCTCGGCCGGTCGAACCTCGGTGCAGGAAAGGGGATCGATATCCGTGCGGGTTCCATCGATAGCTTCATCGTGGTGAACAACAGCTTCATCAACTGGCAGGACCGCATCATCCGCCACTTCTCGAGCACGGCGAATATCCAGTACCTCCGGTTCGAACACAATACCTGCGTCAATGGCATGAGCTATCACG
Above is a window of Ignavibacteriota bacterium DNA encoding:
- a CDS encoding TonB-dependent receptor produces the protein MLRSILHATLLLLLIPAAGFAQSTLRGTVRDSVTHETLVGANIHLIGTAIGGVTDREGQFNVTNIPAGTYRVRVSYVGYKQREYPTTFEGKATVTLNPALVPDVLEGNEVVITAQARGQVAAINQQITSSTIVNVISEEKIKEMPDANAAEAIGRLPGVSIIRSGGEANKVILRGMSDKFTSFTIDGVRIPPTDADSHGVDLSTFSQGTLAGIELFKALTPDKDADAIAGSINLVTRKAPEERQVRIDAKGLYSKMTDNLGQYDISAKYSERFFDNVLGVQVSGNLEQRDRSREQYNLSLDGTWRNYTDYYIDDLTLNFVDETRRRGGAGLLLDINTPEGGTIRINNMFSQTNRDYTTYGRNYPNGGERVYYSIWDREQAINVFNSSIRGDNMVYDMNVTWGLSFAQSQSQLPYDYRMQFSEAPSTGISGMRGIPESIWKGPVEQFIDYAYNNFSASSLDTAVYSTEKNHDRERTAFFDISRKVVLGDQLTWDVKVGGKYRYRTRFKESTSLMAPYYLSSYFGTHTIAGDGSIQPKNFAGSRFADLQLVGRLVLLTNFVGASPEKRAIFDRFSLNPLISKDALREWYELNKNGVSASGNQREYNYDPEAAGDYYDITERIAAVYLMNTFNVGSFATVIAGVRVEHETDDYNSVYSTSALSGFPVTGSFIDTTAQHSETSVLPNFHLTLRPTEFMNVRFAAYRALARPDFNMRLNKLVARITNPRNIVTAGNPDLKNAKAWNFEVNTSFFGNDIGLFTVSAFYRDIADMFHTVSNIPMDYKRGVGSILDTLGITWAMPFPRNSPMSLTYATNSDKPTKVWGFEVEHQANLSFLPGLLSNIVLSYNLSIIRSETFVLSYRTDTSRTFIPGIGTIERYSFVLSEQKQKLEGQPELFGNVAVGYDIGGFTGRLSVFFQGEYNRSYSASRRSDPVVQNFSRWDLSLKQRLTENISVLFNINNLSSIEEQVYTVNRDPSANWETLTSNQRYGLTADLGVRIEF